The Nocardioides pantholopis genome window below encodes:
- a CDS encoding YoaK family protein: MTSPPRAAPRDRTHLGLMLALTFGSGVVDAVSYLALDQVFTANMTGNVLILGMALAGGADLQVLGPLLALAGFMAGAALAGRVLRRTDDAWTGRTTALVALVGSVLLGIAAALLVTGNDPPRSLVLTVTPVLAIVMGVQTATARHIAVPDVTTVVVTSTIAGLAAESALGSGRATRTGRRIAAVLLLLAGAAAGTGLLRWHLGAAPVLAGAIVLTVAALGARHERNAASRPAAAGP, translated from the coding sequence GTGACCAGCCCACCGCGGGCCGCGCCTCGTGATCGGACCCACCTGGGCCTGATGCTCGCCCTCACCTTCGGCTCCGGGGTCGTCGACGCCGTCAGCTATCTCGCCCTGGACCAGGTCTTCACCGCCAACATGACCGGGAACGTGCTGATCCTCGGCATGGCGCTCGCCGGCGGCGCCGACCTGCAGGTGCTCGGTCCACTGCTGGCGCTGGCCGGCTTCATGGCCGGGGCCGCCCTCGCCGGCCGGGTGCTGCGGCGCACCGACGACGCCTGGACGGGGCGGACGACAGCACTGGTCGCGCTCGTCGGGAGCGTGCTGCTCGGGATCGCCGCCGCCCTTCTCGTCACCGGCAACGACCCGCCCCGCTCCCTGGTCCTCACCGTGACCCCGGTGCTGGCAATCGTCATGGGGGTGCAGACGGCCACGGCCCGGCACATCGCCGTGCCCGACGTCACCACGGTCGTGGTCACCTCGACGATCGCCGGGCTCGCGGCCGAGTCGGCCCTCGGGAGCGGCCGCGCCACCCGCACCGGCCGGCGCATCGCGGCCGTGCTGCTCCTCCTCGCCGGCGCCGCCGCCGGGACCGGGCTGCTGCGCTGGCACCTCGGCGCCGCACCGGTCCTCGCCGGCGCCATCGTGCTCACGGTCGCTGCGCTCGGCGCCCGGCACGAGCGCAATGCCGCTAGCCGGCCGGCCGCGGCCGGTCCCTGA
- a CDS encoding mannitol dehydrogenase family protein: MSRDPVPLGTSRLASLGEGVAVPGYDRAGLAPGIVHLGVGGFHRAHEARYVDELLAGGGARDWGICGVGVRPEDQRMRDVLRAQDHLYTLVERHPDGSADARVIGSLVDYLFAPDDPEAVVEQLAAPTTRIVSLTITEGGYHLRPGDGEFDTEDPEIRRDLEPGAPPRTAFGLATEALRRRRARGLAPFTVLSCDNIEENGHVARRAFEGFAELRDPSLAAWISEAVAFPNSMVDRITPATTDEDRSFVAEAFGIADGWPVLCEPFSQWVIEDRFSAGRPPWEDAGVQVVDDVRPYELMKLRLLNAGHQVLAHLGTLAGHTFVHETSENPAFADLLLGYLEHEAGPTLDPVPGVDLGDYRRTLLSRFGNASIADTLARQRVDASERIPKFLLPVLREQLRTGGEIRRATLAVAAWAHCAAGVDDQGRPIELVDVRREEIRAAAARQRDDPEAMLSLGMFAGLRDDPRFVDAFVTSLKSLQTGGARAALDA, translated from the coding sequence ATGAGCCGGGACCCGGTGCCGCTGGGCACGAGCCGGCTGGCGTCCCTCGGTGAGGGCGTCGCGGTCCCCGGCTACGACCGTGCCGGTCTCGCCCCCGGCATCGTCCACCTCGGGGTCGGAGGGTTCCACCGGGCCCACGAGGCCCGCTACGTCGACGAGCTGCTCGCGGGCGGCGGCGCCCGCGACTGGGGCATCTGCGGGGTCGGGGTCCGCCCCGAGGACCAGCGGATGCGCGACGTGCTGCGCGCCCAGGACCACCTCTACACGCTGGTCGAGCGGCACCCGGACGGTTCGGCCGACGCGCGCGTCATCGGCTCGCTGGTCGACTACCTGTTCGCGCCCGACGACCCGGAGGCGGTGGTCGAGCAGCTGGCCGCGCCGACGACGCGGATCGTGTCGCTGACGATCACCGAGGGCGGCTACCACCTGCGTCCCGGCGACGGCGAGTTCGACACCGAGGACCCCGAGATCCGTCGCGACCTGGAGCCCGGCGCGCCCCCGCGCACGGCGTTCGGGCTGGCCACCGAGGCCCTGCGCCGGCGTCGTGCCCGCGGCCTCGCGCCGTTCACCGTCCTCTCCTGCGACAACATCGAGGAGAACGGGCACGTCGCCCGGCGGGCGTTCGAGGGCTTCGCGGAGCTCCGGGACCCGTCGCTGGCCGCCTGGATCTCCGAGGCCGTGGCGTTCCCGAACTCGATGGTCGACCGGATCACGCCCGCGACGACCGACGAGGACCGCTCCTTCGTCGCCGAGGCCTTCGGCATCGCGGACGGGTGGCCGGTGCTGTGCGAGCCATTCTCGCAGTGGGTGATCGAGGACCGGTTCAGCGCCGGGCGACCGCCCTGGGAGGACGCCGGCGTCCAGGTGGTCGACGACGTGCGGCCCTATGAGCTGATGAAGCTGCGGCTGCTGAACGCCGGTCACCAGGTGCTGGCCCACCTCGGGACCCTGGCGGGCCACACGTTCGTGCACGAGACCAGCGAGAACCCAGCCTTCGCCGACCTCCTCCTCGGCTACCTGGAGCACGAGGCCGGCCCGACCCTCGACCCGGTGCCGGGCGTGGACCTCGGGGACTACCGGCGCACGCTGCTGAGCCGCTTCGGCAACGCGTCGATCGCCGACACCCTGGCCCGCCAGCGCGTCGACGCCTCCGAGCGGATCCCGAAGTTCCTGCTGCCGGTGCTGCGCGAGCAGCTGCGCACCGGCGGCGAGATCAGGCGAGCGACCCTGGCGGTGGCCGCCTGGGCGCACTGCGCCGCCGGCGTCGACGACCAGGGCAGGCCGATCGAGCTCGTCGACGTACGGCGCGAGGAGATCCGCGCCGCCGCAGCGCGCCAGCGCGACGACCCGGAGGCCATGCTCTCGCTCGGCATGTTCGCGGGCCTGCGAGACGATCCGCGCTTCGTCGACGCGTTCGTGACCTCCCTGAAGTCGCTCCAGACCGGCGGGGCCCGGGCCGCACTGGACGCCTAG
- a CDS encoding nucleoside/nucleotide kinase family protein — MTRSGPPPAPLPAADLPELVRRARVLVAARGGSRTILGIAGAPGSGKSTLAAALAEALAPDATVVPMDGFHLAERELARLGRRGRKGAPDTFDAAGYAALLTRLRTDRDDRDDRDDIVYAPAFDRHLEEPIAGSIPVPPDRPLVITEGNYLLLEQGAWARVRGQLDAVWFIEADHDRRVERLVARHARHGKSAEAARAWVLDSDERNAVLVQRTKFRSDLVVSVA, encoded by the coding sequence GTGACGCGTTCCGGGCCGCCGCCCGCTCCGCTGCCGGCCGCGGACCTTCCCGAGCTGGTCCGCCGGGCCCGCGTCCTCGTGGCGGCACGCGGGGGATCCCGGACCATCCTGGGGATCGCCGGCGCGCCCGGGAGCGGCAAGTCCACCCTCGCGGCCGCGCTGGCCGAGGCGCTGGCGCCGGACGCGACCGTCGTGCCGATGGACGGCTTCCACCTCGCCGAGCGCGAGCTGGCGCGGCTGGGCCGGCGGGGACGCAAGGGTGCGCCCGACACCTTCGACGCCGCGGGGTACGCCGCGCTGCTGACCCGGCTGCGCACCGACCGCGACGACCGCGACGACCGCGACGACATCGTCTACGCCCCGGCATTCGATCGGCACCTCGAGGAGCCGATCGCGGGATCGATCCCGGTGCCCCCCGACCGGCCGCTGGTGATCACCGAGGGCAACTACCTGCTCCTCGAGCAGGGCGCCTGGGCGAGGGTCCGTGGACAGCTGGACGCGGTGTGGTTCATCGAGGCCGACCACGACCGGCGCGTCGAGCGCCTCGTGGCCCGGCACGCCCGGCACGGGAAGTCGGCCGAGGCGGCCCGCGCCTGGGTCCTGGACAGCGACGAGAGGAATGCAGTGCTGGTGCAGAGGACGAAGTTCCGGTCCGACCTGGTGGTCTCGGTCGCATGA
- a CDS encoding cation-translocating P-type ATPase: MDRDQVKTPGTDVSQVGADVVARELGVDPDSGLTQAEAARRLAADGPNRLRERPPVPAWRRLLAQLQDPLIYLLLAAVAISLGAWLIEGGDGVPVDALVIAAIVVLNAVLGYTQEARAEDAVAALGRMTAATSTVLRDGRLHRIPAEELVRGDVLVLDEGAAVGADARLVSASTLRVQEASLTGESEAVLKDPTTLPGPVPLGDRLDMVFKGTAVAQGSGRAVVTGTGMGTEVGAIAGMLDATVEDPTPLQREVAGISRMLGVAVVVIALVVMATVILTEGITEAEDLVTVLLLGVSLAVAAVPEGLPTILSVVLAIGVQRMARRNAVVKRLSSVEALGSASVICTDKTGTLTRNEMTIQRVVTASGTAQVSGVGYRPEGEVRRGGAELDEAVLHEVRLVLGGGSLANDAQLSEHDGQWEIVGDPTEAAFLVAERKLGEAGVLGRFQRLAEVPFTSDRKKMSVLLRRADGVRVLVAKGAPDVLLAGCTGLQVADRVVPLTDEARAARLAEVESLSEEAFRTLGVAYRVIPDEVPTEAGIDESWERDLTYAGVVGIIDPPRSEVATAIGDAHRAGIRVIMITGDHPATAIRIAEDLGLIEPGGRAVTGTELDALDDESLRAVTREVSVYARVAPQHKLRLVDALQADGQIVSMTGDGVNDAPALKSADIGVAMGITGTEVTKEAARMILADDNFATIVAAVRQGRVIFDNIKKFLRYLLSSNMGEVLAVFLGVVFADLIGLSDASDSASVVVPLLATQILWINLITDSTPALAMGVDPEIDDVMARPPRRLTDRAIDARMWSGIVTVGLVMALATLAAIDVFLPGGLVEGDDSLDVARTAGFTTLVFAQLFNALNARSETSSAFHGLFANRWLWGALVLGAVLQVAVVELPFLQVAFGTDSMDAVHWATCVALGSAVLWYDELRKVVLRAGARRRTG; the protein is encoded by the coding sequence ATGGATCGGGACCAGGTCAAGACACCGGGCACGGACGTCTCGCAGGTCGGGGCGGACGTGGTCGCCCGCGAGCTGGGCGTCGACCCGGACTCCGGGCTTACCCAGGCGGAGGCGGCCCGCAGGCTCGCCGCCGACGGACCCAACCGGCTGCGCGAGCGGCCCCCGGTGCCGGCCTGGCGAAGGCTGCTCGCCCAGCTCCAGGACCCGCTGATCTACCTGCTGCTGGCGGCCGTCGCGATCTCGCTGGGCGCGTGGCTGATCGAGGGCGGCGACGGGGTCCCGGTGGACGCGCTGGTGATCGCCGCGATCGTGGTCCTCAATGCAGTGCTCGGCTACACCCAGGAGGCGCGGGCGGAGGACGCCGTGGCCGCCCTGGGCCGGATGACCGCGGCGACCTCGACAGTCCTGCGCGACGGGCGGCTCCACCGGATCCCCGCCGAGGAGCTGGTGCGCGGGGACGTGCTGGTCCTCGACGAGGGTGCCGCGGTGGGCGCGGACGCCCGCCTGGTGAGTGCGAGCACGCTGCGGGTGCAGGAGGCCTCGCTGACGGGGGAGAGCGAGGCGGTGCTGAAGGACCCCACGACGCTCCCGGGGCCCGTCCCCCTCGGCGACCGCCTCGACATGGTCTTCAAGGGCACGGCGGTGGCCCAGGGCTCCGGGCGCGCGGTCGTCACCGGGACCGGGATGGGCACCGAGGTCGGGGCCATCGCCGGGATGCTGGACGCGACCGTCGAGGACCCCACGCCCCTGCAGCGGGAGGTCGCGGGCATCAGCCGGATGCTCGGCGTGGCGGTGGTCGTCATCGCGCTGGTCGTGATGGCCACCGTGATCCTCACGGAGGGGATCACCGAGGCGGAGGACCTGGTGACGGTCCTGCTGCTGGGCGTCTCGCTCGCGGTGGCGGCGGTTCCCGAGGGCCTGCCCACGATCCTCTCGGTCGTCCTCGCGATCGGTGTCCAGCGGATGGCGCGGCGCAACGCCGTGGTCAAGCGGCTCAGCTCGGTGGAGGCACTCGGCTCGGCGTCGGTGATCTGCACCGACAAGACCGGCACCCTGACCCGCAACGAGATGACGATCCAGCGGGTCGTCACGGCGTCGGGCACGGCCCAGGTCAGCGGCGTCGGCTACCGGCCGGAGGGCGAGGTACGCCGGGGCGGAGCCGAGCTGGACGAGGCAGTGCTCCACGAGGTGCGGCTCGTGCTGGGCGGTGGCTCGCTCGCCAACGACGCGCAGCTCTCCGAGCACGACGGCCAGTGGGAGATCGTGGGGGACCCGACCGAGGCGGCGTTCCTGGTCGCGGAGCGCAAGCTCGGCGAGGCGGGTGTGCTGGGCCGGTTCCAGCGGCTGGCGGAGGTCCCGTTCACCTCCGACCGCAAGAAGATGTCGGTGCTGCTGCGGCGCGCTGACGGCGTCCGGGTCCTGGTGGCGAAGGGCGCGCCGGACGTCCTGCTCGCCGGCTGCACCGGGCTCCAGGTCGCGGACCGGGTCGTACCGCTCACCGACGAGGCCCGGGCGGCCCGGCTGGCCGAGGTCGAGAGCCTCTCCGAGGAGGCCTTCCGGACCCTCGGCGTGGCGTACCGCGTCATCCCCGACGAGGTCCCGACCGAAGCCGGGATCGACGAGTCCTGGGAGCGCGACCTCACCTACGCGGGCGTGGTCGGGATCATCGACCCGCCCCGCTCGGAGGTGGCGACCGCGATCGGGGACGCCCACCGGGCCGGCATCCGGGTCATCATGATCACCGGGGACCATCCGGCCACCGCGATCCGGATCGCGGAGGACCTGGGGCTGATCGAGCCCGGTGGCCGGGCCGTCACCGGAACCGAGCTGGACGCCCTCGACGACGAGTCGCTGCGGGCGGTCACCCGGGAGGTGTCGGTCTACGCTCGGGTGGCCCCGCAGCACAAGCTCCGGCTCGTCGACGCGCTGCAGGCCGACGGCCAGATCGTGTCGATGACCGGTGACGGGGTCAACGACGCGCCGGCCCTGAAGTCGGCCGACATCGGCGTCGCCATGGGCATCACCGGCACCGAGGTGACCAAGGAGGCCGCCCGGATGATCCTCGCCGACGACAACTTCGCGACGATCGTGGCGGCGGTCCGGCAGGGCCGGGTCATCTTCGACAACATCAAGAAGTTCCTGCGCTACCTGCTGTCCTCGAACATGGGCGAGGTCCTCGCGGTCTTCCTCGGCGTGGTCTTCGCCGACCTGATCGGCCTGAGCGACGCGAGCGACTCCGCGTCGGTCGTGGTGCCGCTGCTCGCCACCCAGATCCTGTGGATCAACCTGATCACCGACTCCACCCCGGCGCTCGCCATGGGGGTGGACCCCGAGATCGACGACGTGATGGCCCGGCCGCCGCGCCGGCTCACCGACCGGGCGATCGACGCTCGGATGTGGTCGGGGATCGTCACGGTCGGGCTGGTGATGGCCCTGGCGACGCTGGCCGCGATCGACGTGTTCCTGCCCGGTGGACTGGTCGAGGGCGACGACTCGCTCGACGTCGCCCGGACCGCCGGCTTCACCACCCTGGTGTTCGCGCAGCTCTTCAACGCGCTGAACGCCAGGTCCGAGACCTCCAGCGCCTTCCACGGGCTGTTCGCGAACCGGTGGCTGTGGGGCGCGCTGGTGCTCGGAGCCGTGCTGCAGGTCGCCGTGGTGGAGCTGCCGTTCCTCCAGGTGGCGTTCGGCACCGACTCGATGGACGCCGTCCACTGGGCGACCTGCGTCGCGCTCGGCTCCGCCGTGCTCTGGTACGACGAGCTGCGCAAGGTGGTGCTCCGGGCCGGGGCCCGGCGACGGACGGGCTGA
- a CDS encoding phosphoketolase family protein produces the protein MTTTDLDADQLADLDSWWRAANYLSVGQIYLMDNPLLERPLSHEDIKPRLLGHWGTTPGLNLLWTHLNRLIRERDVDAIFLAGPGHGGPAVLANTWLEGSYSEVYPHVSADVRGMQALFRQFSFPGGVPSHVAPETPGSIHEGGELGYVLSHAYGAAMDNPDLVVAAVVGDGEFETAPLATSWHANKFVDPVQDGAVLPILHLNGYKIANPTIPARIPRPELLDLLHGFGHEVFTVEGEDPMDVHRQMAGALDRAHDRIREIQRAAREDGDLERRPWPMILLVTPKGWTGPDVVDGVQVEGTWRAHQVPLAGTRDNDEHRKLLEEWMRSYRPEELFTEGGRPVPRLRAMAPQGLRRMSANPHANGGLLRRPLFLADFRTAAVEVGAPGVSIHEATRVLGRYLVDVVRQNPDNFRIFGPDETASNRLDAVYEVTDKVFAGEILDSDEHLGPHGRVVEMLSEHMCQGWLEGYLLTGRHGLFSCYEAFIHVVDSMLNQHAKWLKTTRELEWRPPIASLNYLLTSHVWRQDHNGFSHQDPGFIDHVVNKKAEVVRVYLPPDTNTLLSTMRHCLESRHYVNVVVAGKQPTFDWLDAEAADLHCARGLGIWEWASTTDGEPDVVLACAGDVPTVEAVAAASILRDRLPDLKVRFVNVVDLMRLQDDTEHPHGLSSRHFDTVFTTDKPVIFAYHGYPWLIHRLTYRRTNHANVHVRGYKEEGTTTTPFDMVMMNDLDRFHLVIDVIDRVPGLGARAANLRQEMVDTRRRARMWTREHGEDLPEVRDWSWTPAARPDRSASPSTTAQPGTTEDDN, from the coding sequence ATGACGACCACCGATCTCGACGCCGACCAGCTCGCCGACCTCGACAGCTGGTGGCGGGCGGCCAACTACCTGTCGGTGGGCCAGATCTACCTGATGGACAACCCGCTGCTGGAACGTCCGCTCAGCCATGAGGACATCAAGCCCCGCCTGCTCGGCCACTGGGGGACCACGCCGGGCCTGAACCTGCTGTGGACCCACCTGAACCGGCTGATCCGGGAGCGGGACGTCGACGCGATCTTCCTCGCCGGTCCCGGGCACGGTGGGCCGGCGGTCCTGGCCAACACCTGGCTGGAGGGCAGCTACAGCGAGGTCTACCCGCACGTCAGTGCGGACGTCCGCGGGATGCAGGCGCTGTTCCGCCAGTTCTCCTTCCCCGGCGGGGTGCCCAGCCACGTCGCGCCGGAGACCCCCGGGTCGATCCACGAGGGCGGCGAGCTGGGCTACGTCCTCTCCCACGCGTACGGCGCTGCCATGGACAACCCCGACCTCGTGGTCGCCGCGGTCGTCGGCGACGGCGAGTTCGAGACCGCGCCGCTCGCGACCTCTTGGCACGCCAACAAGTTCGTGGACCCGGTGCAGGACGGCGCGGTGCTGCCGATCCTGCACCTCAACGGCTACAAGATCGCCAACCCGACGATCCCGGCGCGGATCCCGCGCCCGGAGCTGCTGGACCTGCTGCACGGCTTCGGCCACGAGGTCTTCACCGTGGAGGGCGAGGACCCGATGGACGTGCACCGCCAGATGGCCGGTGCGCTGGACCGGGCCCACGACCGGATCCGGGAGATCCAGCGGGCGGCCCGGGAGGACGGCGACCTCGAGCGCCGGCCCTGGCCGATGATCCTGCTGGTCACGCCCAAGGGCTGGACCGGACCGGACGTCGTCGACGGCGTCCAGGTCGAGGGCACCTGGCGCGCCCACCAGGTGCCGCTGGCCGGCACCCGCGACAACGACGAGCACCGCAAGCTGCTGGAGGAGTGGATGCGCTCCTACCGCCCGGAGGAGCTCTTCACCGAAGGTGGGCGGCCGGTGCCGCGACTGCGGGCCATGGCCCCGCAGGGCCTGCGGCGGATGAGCGCCAACCCGCACGCCAACGGGGGCCTGCTGCGCCGTCCGCTCTTCCTCGCGGACTTCCGGACCGCCGCGGTGGAGGTCGGGGCGCCCGGGGTCTCCATCCACGAGGCGACCCGGGTGCTGGGCCGCTACCTGGTCGACGTCGTGCGCCAGAACCCCGACAACTTCCGCATCTTCGGCCCCGACGAGACGGCGTCCAACCGGCTCGACGCGGTCTACGAGGTGACCGACAAGGTGTTCGCCGGCGAGATCCTGGACAGCGACGAGCACCTCGGCCCGCACGGCCGGGTCGTGGAGATGCTCTCCGAGCACATGTGCCAGGGCTGGCTCGAGGGCTACCTGCTCACCGGTCGGCACGGGCTGTTCAGCTGCTACGAGGCCTTCATCCACGTGGTCGACTCGATGCTCAACCAGCACGCGAAGTGGCTGAAGACGACCCGCGAGCTGGAGTGGCGTCCGCCGATCGCCTCGCTGAACTACCTGCTCACCTCCCACGTGTGGCGCCAGGACCACAACGGGTTCTCCCACCAGGACCCCGGGTTCATCGACCATGTCGTGAACAAGAAGGCCGAGGTCGTCCGCGTCTACCTGCCGCCGGACACCAACACGCTGCTCTCCACGATGCGGCACTGCCTGGAGAGCCGCCACTACGTCAACGTCGTGGTGGCCGGGAAGCAGCCGACGTTCGACTGGCTCGACGCCGAGGCCGCCGACCTGCACTGCGCGCGCGGGCTCGGGATCTGGGAGTGGGCCTCCACCACCGACGGCGAGCCGGACGTCGTGCTGGCCTGCGCGGGTGACGTCCCGACGGTCGAGGCCGTCGCCGCCGCCTCGATCCTGCGCGACCGGCTGCCCGACCTGAAGGTGCGCTTCGTCAACGTCGTGGACCTGATGCGGCTCCAGGACGACACCGAGCACCCGCACGGGCTGTCCTCGCGGCACTTCGACACCGTGTTCACCACCGACAAGCCGGTGATCTTCGCCTACCACGGCTATCCGTGGCTGATCCACCGGTTGACCTACCGGCGCACCAACCACGCGAACGTGCACGTGCGGGGCTACAAGGAGGAGGGGACCACCACCACGCCGTTCGACATGGTGATGATGAACGACCTGGACCGCTTCCACCTGGTGATCGACGTCATCGACCGGGTCCCGGGACTGGGCGCTCGGGCCGCGAACCTGCGCCAGGAGATGGTCGACACCCGCCGGCGCGCCCGGATGTGGACCCGGGAGCACGGCGAGGACCTCCCCGAGGTGCGGGACTGGTCCTGGACGCCCGCGGCCCGGCCGGACCGGTCGGCGTCCCCGTCGACCACTGCCCAGCCGGGCACGACGGAGGACGACAACTGA